In Mesoaciditoga lauensis cd-1655R = DSM 25116, a single genomic region encodes these proteins:
- the glnA gene encoding type I glutamate--ammonia ligase produces the protein MNLQEVLKKVKEYEYVDMKIYDVDGTFRHVTLPIAHVTEETFKRGVGFDASNFGYAHTSFSDMVAIPDIKTGFEEPFADEETISFICDVWLPDRSKPFDWYPRNVLNKALEYVQEIGIATEMIVAPEMEFNLFDSVIHEVSPKSVMFEIESEEVSWPLSQEPMVGADKGYHRTPPFDSKYDLRNEMVGILTDLGMNIKYHHHEVGASQYEIEFNLSDVKQAADWIPLLKYVVRNVANDSGYVASFLPKPIEGYAGNGMHVHQLLLNGKRNIFDDPKGLYSLSDVALSYLAGILKHAPALLALTNPSTNSYRRLVPGFEAPTKPIFALGNRNAAIRIPAYVASKEVRRIEFRTPDATSNPHFTMAAMLLAGVDGIKRKLDPTKEGFGPFEGDEMPSNVRDLPSSLEEALDELQKDHEFLLPAFPEEFLQMWIQKKKEEIRKISRVPHPLEYDLYFGI, from the coding sequence TTGAACTTACAAGAGGTCTTGAAAAAAGTTAAAGAATACGAATATGTGGACATGAAAATCTACGATGTCGATGGAACGTTCAGACATGTAACGCTGCCCATAGCACATGTTACCGAAGAGACGTTTAAAAGAGGTGTTGGCTTTGATGCCTCAAATTTTGGATACGCTCACACGTCGTTCAGCGATATGGTGGCAATACCAGATATAAAAACTGGGTTTGAAGAACCATTTGCAGATGAAGAAACCATTTCTTTCATCTGTGATGTATGGCTTCCAGATCGTTCGAAACCTTTCGATTGGTATCCAAGAAACGTTCTTAACAAGGCGTTGGAATATGTTCAAGAAATAGGTATAGCAACTGAGATGATTGTCGCTCCAGAAATGGAGTTCAACCTCTTTGATTCGGTGATTCATGAGGTTTCTCCGAAAAGCGTGATGTTTGAAATAGAAAGTGAAGAGGTAAGCTGGCCTTTATCTCAAGAACCCATGGTAGGGGCAGACAAAGGATATCATAGAACACCACCATTTGATTCCAAATACGATTTGAGAAACGAAATGGTTGGGATCTTGACCGATTTGGGAATGAACATAAAGTACCATCATCATGAAGTTGGAGCCTCACAATACGAAATAGAATTCAATCTTTCCGATGTAAAGCAAGCTGCCGATTGGATCCCACTTCTCAAATACGTTGTGAGAAACGTTGCCAATGATAGCGGATACGTTGCATCTTTCCTCCCCAAGCCGATTGAAGGGTACGCTGGAAACGGCATGCACGTTCATCAGTTGCTTCTTAACGGCAAAAGAAACATCTTCGATGATCCAAAAGGGCTTTATTCGTTGTCAGATGTGGCGCTTTCCTACTTAGCGGGAATTTTAAAGCATGCTCCTGCCCTTCTCGCACTTACCAATCCTTCAACGAATTCTTACAGAAGACTTGTTCCTGGATTCGAAGCCCCAACCAAACCCATCTTTGCTTTGGGGAATCGAAATGCTGCTATAAGGATACCCGCTTACGTTGCTTCTAAAGAAGTAAGAAGAATTGAGTTCAGAACTCCGGATGCAACATCTAATCCCCATTTTACGATGGCGGCCATGCTTCTGGCAGGCGTGGATGGAATAAAACGCAAACTCGATCCAACAAAAGAAGGCTTTGGGCCGTTTGAAGGAGATGAAATGCCTTCAAATGTTAGGGATCTGCCATCTTCTTTAGAAGAAGCTTTAGATGAGTTACAAAAAGACCATGAATTCCTTTTACCAGCGTTTCCTGAAGAATTTTTGCAGATGTGGATACAGAAAAAGAAAGAAGAGATAAGGAAAATTTCCAGGGTGCCTCACCCATTGGAGTATGATTTGTACTTTGGAATTTGA
- a CDS encoding PhoH family protein — protein MIKNYVLDTNVLIHDPDAFLAFEDNNVIIPLTVIEEIDKLKGRDGEVGRNAREVARKLDKLRQNGRLCDGIKLENGGTIKIEVIEDHKQMPYFLSDRVADDWILLYTMQIAKKSTLKTVLVSKDINMRIKADAIGIVAQDYLTDRTEENKILAGYRKVDFDPPSNGNPQSVGLNDLFENEFVIFKNSKIYRMKNKKLIPIQVGFDTEIWGIHPLNEEQLMALDLLLDDDVAFVTLLGPAGTGKTLLALAVGLYSTEDLKKYKKMIVTRPVVPVGKDIGFLPGGAEEKMRPWIQPIYDNLEFLFDNVGKSLSKLEHPKFLEIEVLSYTRGRSIPHQFIIVDEAQNLTPHEVKTIVTRVGTGTKIVLTGDISQIDSPYLDASSNGLSYSSMKFSKYAIAGHVKLTHGVRSELATLASEIL, from the coding sequence ATGATAAAAAATTATGTTTTAGACACAAATGTTTTGATTCATGATCCAGACGCTTTTTTGGCTTTCGAGGATAACAACGTTATAATTCCCCTTACCGTTATAGAAGAAATAGACAAGCTAAAAGGGCGAGATGGTGAAGTTGGAAGAAACGCGCGTGAAGTTGCGAGAAAACTTGATAAATTAAGACAAAATGGCCGGCTTTGCGATGGAATAAAGTTGGAAAACGGCGGAACGATTAAAATAGAGGTTATCGAAGATCATAAGCAGATGCCGTATTTCTTATCCGATAGAGTTGCCGATGATTGGATATTGCTTTATACCATGCAAATAGCGAAAAAGAGCACTTTGAAAACGGTGTTGGTAAGTAAAGATATAAATATGAGAATAAAAGCGGATGCGATAGGGATTGTTGCCCAAGATTATTTAACGGATAGAACGGAGGAAAATAAAATTCTCGCCGGTTACAGGAAAGTGGACTTCGATCCTCCATCGAATGGGAATCCACAGTCCGTTGGGTTAAACGATCTTTTTGAAAACGAATTCGTCATCTTTAAAAATTCCAAAATATACAGAATGAAGAACAAAAAGCTAATTCCAATTCAAGTTGGTTTTGATACCGAGATTTGGGGTATACACCCCTTGAATGAAGAGCAACTTATGGCCCTGGATCTTCTTTTGGATGATGATGTGGCTTTTGTGACGCTGCTTGGACCAGCAGGCACTGGAAAAACGTTGTTGGCATTGGCGGTTGGATTGTACAGTACCGAAGATTTGAAGAAATACAAAAAGATGATAGTAACACGGCCGGTAGTTCCGGTGGGAAAGGACATAGGATTTTTACCCGGTGGCGCGGAGGAAAAAATGCGTCCATGGATTCAACCTATCTATGACAATTTGGAATTTTTGTTTGATAACGTTGGAAAGTCGCTATCTAAGCTTGAGCATCCAAAATTCCTTGAAATAGAAGTTCTAAGCTATACGAGAGGAAGAAGCATTCCGCATCAATTTATAATAGTGGACGAAGCACAAAATTTAACCCCTCATGAGGTCAAAACGATCGTTACACGTGTTGGGACGGGGACGAAGATAGTATTAACAGGGGATATTTCTCAAATAGATAGCCCATACTTGGACGCTTCATCCAACGGTTTGTCGTACAGCAGCATGAAGTTTTCGAAGTATGCTATCGCCGGACATGTCAAGTTGACACATGGAGTTAGATCAGAGCTCGCCACTTTGGCATCGGAGATACTTTGA
- the lon gene encoding endopeptidase La, giving the protein MPKYKKLEDFIESEEKKEEFPSSLPCIPLKGEEVAFPSSLTPFYVGREMAIKALEEVINTEERYLILVAQKDPDVEQPTPKDVYRVGILARLLQIAKLPDGGFKAIAEGVSRVKIEKFIRRKPYFVCNFKIWDKKIRKTKSVLALMRLVKQTAKKYFEMTNRLPKEALKEIDLFEEPDKLVDTIASFISADLEKKQHFLEIRDPKERMIELLKHLNSELELLELEGKIEKKVKDKIDKTQKEYYLREKLETIKDELGMKTDEAYELKSRLKEKEYPADVEETVLKEIERLEKMHPSSAEASVSRTYIEWLLELPWMEKTEESFDIKKAESILNADHYGLDDVKERILDYIAVKKFSGTAKSPILCLVGPPGVGKTSLGRSLAKALNRKFGQISLGGMRDEAEIRGHRRTYVGAMPGRIIQTLKKLKTNNPLILLDEIDKMGISFQGDPAAALLEVLDPEQNSHFVDYYVEIPFDLSDVVFVTTANTVDPIPPALLDRMEIIEIPGYTLQEKIEIAKRHLIPKLKVDYGLKNFNFSISKKALERLIEEYTLESGVRNLERMLAKLLRKVARKLVEGEKNVKIKVGNLEEFIGAPFLVKPQLPSSPRVGETIGLAWTSVGGAVLSVESLIVPGSSKMILTGNLGDVMKESAAIAMTLCKKMCGDSKKEFFEKHDFHIHVPEGAVPKDGPSAGVTILSSLCSSIMNKAAKNDIAMTGEITLNGDVLAIGGLREKILAAKRMGIKEVIVPKANEPMVRKMKKDVVEGVKIHYVSNVEEVLRLVLEVKNVCKKS; this is encoded by the coding sequence TTGCCGAAATATAAGAAATTGGAAGATTTTATAGAAAGCGAAGAGAAAAAAGAAGAATTTCCTTCTTCGTTGCCTTGTATACCGTTGAAAGGTGAAGAGGTGGCATTTCCATCCTCTTTAACTCCTTTTTACGTTGGTAGAGAAATGGCCATCAAGGCGCTGGAAGAAGTTATCAACACTGAAGAAAGATATTTGATATTGGTTGCCCAGAAGGATCCTGATGTTGAGCAACCCACTCCTAAGGATGTTTACAGAGTGGGTATTCTTGCACGGTTATTGCAAATAGCTAAACTTCCTGATGGAGGATTTAAAGCCATTGCAGAGGGGGTTTCGCGTGTAAAGATAGAAAAGTTCATTCGAAGGAAACCATACTTCGTTTGTAATTTCAAGATATGGGATAAAAAGATAAGAAAAACGAAATCAGTTTTGGCCTTGATGAGACTTGTAAAGCAAACGGCAAAAAAGTATTTTGAGATGACAAATCGGCTTCCCAAAGAAGCCTTAAAGGAAATAGACCTTTTCGAAGAACCGGACAAGCTGGTGGATACTATCGCTTCATTCATATCGGCCGACTTAGAGAAAAAGCAGCATTTCTTGGAAATTAGAGATCCAAAAGAAAGAATGATAGAGCTACTTAAACATTTGAATTCAGAATTGGAGCTTTTGGAACTTGAGGGTAAGATAGAGAAGAAGGTAAAAGATAAGATAGATAAAACGCAAAAGGAATATTACTTGCGGGAAAAATTGGAAACTATTAAAGATGAGCTTGGAATGAAAACAGATGAAGCCTATGAACTTAAAAGTAGGTTAAAGGAAAAAGAATATCCAGCCGACGTGGAAGAAACCGTTTTGAAGGAGATAGAAAGACTGGAAAAAATGCATCCTTCCTCTGCGGAAGCGAGCGTTTCCCGCACTTACATAGAGTGGTTGTTAGAACTGCCATGGATGGAAAAAACGGAGGAATCATTTGACATAAAAAAAGCCGAATCTATATTGAACGCAGATCATTATGGGCTGGACGATGTCAAAGAAAGAATTCTGGATTACATAGCCGTGAAGAAATTCAGCGGAACTGCTAAATCGCCTATTTTGTGCTTGGTGGGACCTCCCGGCGTTGGAAAAACCTCTCTTGGTAGATCTCTTGCAAAGGCATTAAACAGGAAATTCGGTCAGATTTCCTTAGGTGGAATGCGCGATGAAGCGGAAATAAGAGGACATAGAAGAACGTATGTGGGTGCAATGCCAGGTAGGATAATTCAAACTTTGAAGAAGTTAAAAACGAACAACCCGCTTATTCTTTTGGATGAAATAGATAAAATGGGCATTTCATTTCAGGGAGATCCTGCTGCCGCGTTGTTAGAAGTTTTGGATCCAGAACAGAATTCTCATTTCGTGGATTACTACGTTGAGATACCGTTTGATCTATCTGATGTGGTTTTTGTGACGACTGCTAACACGGTGGATCCGATTCCGCCCGCATTGCTCGATAGAATGGAAATAATAGAGATACCAGGATACACTCTTCAAGAAAAAATAGAGATAGCAAAAAGGCATCTCATACCTAAACTCAAAGTTGACTATGGATTGAAAAATTTCAACTTTTCTATAAGCAAAAAAGCACTTGAAAGGCTAATAGAAGAGTACACTTTGGAATCTGGTGTTAGAAATTTGGAGAGAATGCTCGCGAAGCTTTTGAGAAAAGTGGCCAGAAAATTGGTTGAGGGCGAAAAGAATGTTAAAATCAAAGTGGGGAATTTAGAAGAATTTATCGGCGCGCCTTTCCTTGTAAAACCTCAACTTCCCTCATCACCACGCGTGGGAGAAACTATTGGGCTTGCATGGACAAGTGTTGGCGGAGCGGTTTTAAGCGTAGAATCGCTGATAGTTCCCGGCAGTTCAAAGATGATTCTTACCGGAAATCTTGGGGATGTCATGAAGGAATCCGCTGCGATAGCGATGACGCTTTGCAAGAAAATGTGTGGTGATTCGAAGAAAGAGTTTTTTGAAAAACATGATTTTCACATTCATGTTCCTGAAGGGGCTGTTCCGAAAGATGGTCCATCTGCAGGCGTTACGATATTGTCTTCGCTTTGTTCATCTATCATGAACAAAGCTGCAAAAAATGATATTGCCATGACAGGCGAGATAACGCTTAACGGTGATGTGCTGGCTATTGGGGGATTGAGAGAAAAGATATTAGCAGCCAAAAGAATGGGAATAAAAGAAGTAATAGTGCCAAAAGCGAATGAACCTATGGTTAGAAAGATGAAGAAAGACGTGGTTGAAGGCGTTAAAATTCATTACGTCTCCAATGTGGAGGAAGTTCTAAGACTTGTATTAGAGGTAAAAAATGTTTGTAAAAAAAGTTGA
- a CDS encoding cupin domain-containing protein codes for MAIVGKHEDVTPEVYDDGKIAKGVEKRVLIGPDNGAPNFIMRHFTVKPGGFSPFHTHDWEHEVYILKGKGFLRLENEQKPFEAGDYVFVPPNEKHQFVNDTDDVLEFICVIPKYGN; via the coding sequence ATGGCGATAGTTGGAAAGCATGAAGATGTTACACCAGAGGTATATGATGATGGAAAGATCGCGAAAGGCGTGGAGAAACGTGTGTTGATAGGCCCAGATAACGGTGCACCAAATTTCATAATGAGGCATTTTACGGTTAAGCCTGGTGGATTTTCACCATTTCACACTCACGATTGGGAACACGAAGTTTACATACTTAAAGGAAAAGGATTTTTGCGCCTTGAAAACGAACAAAAGCCGTTTGAAGCTGGTGATTACGTCTTTGTTCCACCGAATGAAAAACATCAATTCGTTAACGATACCGATGACGTTTTAGAATTCATTTGCGTGATCCCAAAATATGGAAATTGA
- a CDS encoding thymidine kinase, whose protein sequence is MTLRDKKGKIEVVIGPMYSGKTEELIRRVVRRTIARQRGVIFKISSDTRTKEEKVISRAGTSLEAKVVDVASDALKYVDEGFDYVAFDEVQFFDDKIVDVVKEFVNHGTDVIVAGLNLDFRGEPFESVMKIAAISDEIALLKAVCVVCGEDATRTQRLILKNGKWMPASKSDPVFKVEGEDIQIKYEPRCKDCWEVEE, encoded by the coding sequence ATGACGTTGAGAGACAAAAAAGGGAAAATAGAAGTGGTTATAGGTCCAATGTATTCTGGCAAAACGGAAGAACTGATAAGGAGGGTAGTAAGAAGAACCATCGCAAGGCAAAGAGGAGTTATATTCAAAATTTCTTCAGACACACGTACAAAAGAAGAAAAAGTTATATCCCGTGCGGGAACTTCTCTTGAAGCAAAAGTGGTAGATGTCGCTTCGGACGCGTTGAAATACGTTGATGAAGGATTTGATTACGTCGCTTTTGATGAAGTTCAGTTCTTCGACGATAAAATAGTCGACGTTGTAAAAGAATTCGTCAATCACGGAACGGATGTGATAGTTGCTGGTCTGAATTTGGATTTCAGGGGAGAACCTTTTGAAAGCGTCATGAAGATAGCTGCGATATCAGATGAAATCGCGTTGTTGAAAGCCGTGTGCGTAGTATGTGGCGAAGATGCAACGAGAACCCAAAGGCTTATTCTGAAAAACGGAAAATGGATGCCGGCTTCCAAAAGTGATCCAGTTTTTAAGGTTGAAGGCGAAGATATACAGATAAAATACGAACCACGTTGCAAAGACTGTTGGGAGGTGGAAGAATAA
- a CDS encoding aldo/keto reductase, producing the protein MKKIELDKTGTYLPAVGIGTWGMGGKFEADRSNDDEAVQAIIEAVKLGMTHIDTAEFYGNGHTEEIVGKALKHLKREDVFITSKIWPTHLNYHDAFNSIETTLRKLGTDHVDLYLIHWPPTETTVEESMEIMNSILERGYTRYIGVSNFSIQEMKKAIKSSKAPIVCNQIKYNVEDRSAEESGLIDYCKSNGISVVAYSPLNRMEISETTKEKLKTIARNHNATMVQIALAWLISKDVFVIPKSIDKSHLVENARAGEITLSKADMEMLS; encoded by the coding sequence ATGAAAAAAATTGAACTCGATAAAACAGGAACATATCTTCCAGCTGTCGGAATAGGAACATGGGGAATGGGAGGAAAGTTTGAAGCAGATCGTTCAAACGATGACGAAGCGGTTCAAGCGATAATCGAAGCTGTTAAATTGGGAATGACTCATATAGACACTGCGGAGTTTTACGGAAACGGGCACACAGAAGAGATAGTGGGTAAAGCATTAAAACACCTCAAAAGGGAAGACGTGTTCATCACGTCAAAGATATGGCCTACACATTTGAATTATCATGATGCCTTCAACTCCATTGAAACCACTCTAAGAAAACTCGGCACGGATCATGTGGATCTTTATCTAATTCATTGGCCTCCAACTGAAACAACTGTTGAAGAATCAATGGAAATCATGAATTCTATTTTAGAAAGAGGTTACACACGCTACATAGGTGTTAGCAATTTCTCAATCCAAGAGATGAAAAAAGCCATTAAGAGTTCAAAAGCCCCCATAGTGTGCAATCAAATAAAGTACAACGTCGAAGACAGAAGTGCCGAAGAATCAGGCCTTATCGATTACTGCAAAAGTAATGGCATAAGCGTCGTCGCTTATTCTCCATTGAACAGGATGGAAATAAGCGAAACCACCAAAGAAAAATTGAAAACGATCGCCCGGAACCATAACGCAACGATGGTGCAAATAGCCCTTGCATGGCTCATATCAAAAGATGTTTTTGTAATTCCAAAATCCATTGATAAAAGCCATTTAGTTGAAAACGCCAGGGCCGGCGAAATAACTCTAAGTAAAGCTGATATGGAAATGTTGTCGTAA
- a CDS encoding GGDEF domain-containing protein, which translates to MKGVFSKKFSEIPFSFLDFAKIYYRIYREMPTIEFTSVKERQYVELFKDKKRVLKVPYADALDEMKLAFKVVNTFEVFKDILDVVEGFSILENISYLVTDALQSENMNRMLHLLMKALTAKYGFAFDRALFFERNGIYFVGKRAMGAFDERESNFICSQDYDEYSLEDFASQISDELPQSRLQKYVSLIKFHVSSNEGKFLDVDDLKVVSIDEIPSTIKETLMVESDIVLIPISTKYGNKNLFVLDNKFTKRRFSEIIIPLLKQFRRQMELLLEDFQLKERLKELVYNDELTGVKNRRMIRELEKQEGVLVMVDLDKFKYVNDTFGHEAGDRLLKKFTSLAGNILRAQDTVLRYGGDEFLLILKDVDIKQAEKVVKRLRKHSLDNSISFSAGIASIGSSIRETISFADKAMYEAKRSGKGICISKEEEAS; encoded by the coding sequence ATGAAAGGAGTTTTTTCGAAGAAATTTTCAGAAATTCCCTTTTCTTTTTTGGACTTCGCAAAGATATATTACAGAATTTATCGCGAAATGCCAACGATTGAATTCACAAGTGTTAAAGAAAGACAGTACGTTGAACTCTTCAAAGACAAAAAGCGCGTGTTGAAAGTACCGTACGCGGATGCCTTAGATGAAATGAAGCTGGCCTTTAAAGTGGTAAACACTTTTGAAGTTTTCAAAGACATTTTGGACGTGGTGGAAGGCTTTTCGATACTTGAAAATATTTCGTACCTTGTAACTGATGCTTTGCAAAGCGAAAACATGAACAGAATGTTGCATCTGTTAATGAAGGCGTTAACTGCGAAATATGGTTTTGCATTCGATAGGGCGCTCTTCTTTGAAAGAAATGGGATTTACTTTGTTGGGAAAAGGGCAATGGGAGCCTTCGACGAAAGGGAATCAAATTTTATATGTTCGCAAGACTACGATGAGTACTCGTTAGAAGATTTTGCAAGCCAAATTTCTGATGAACTTCCTCAGTCCAGATTGCAAAAGTACGTTTCTTTGATAAAATTTCACGTTTCTTCGAATGAAGGAAAGTTTTTAGACGTGGACGATTTAAAAGTTGTTTCAATTGATGAAATTCCTTCCACCATAAAAGAAACTTTGATGGTTGAAAGCGATATCGTGTTGATACCAATCTCTACAAAGTACGGAAACAAAAATCTTTTCGTCTTGGACAACAAATTCACTAAGAGGAGATTTTCTGAAATCATTATTCCACTTTTAAAACAGTTTAGAAGGCAGATGGAATTGCTCTTGGAAGATTTTCAACTGAAAGAACGCTTGAAGGAGTTGGTGTACAACGATGAGCTAACTGGTGTGAAAAATAGAAGAATGATAAGAGAGCTTGAAAAGCAAGAAGGCGTTTTGGTAATGGTAGATCTGGACAAGTTCAAGTACGTAAACGATACCTTTGGCCACGAAGCCGGTGATAGACTCTTGAAAAAGTTTACATCGTTAGCTGGCAATATTTTGAGAGCGCAAGATACGGTATTGAGGTACGGCGGGGATGAATTCTTGCTCATTTTGAAAGATGTTGATATCAAGCAAGCTGAAAAAGTGGTGAAGCGACTGAGAAAACATTCGCTGGACAATTCCATAAGCTTTTCTGCTGGGATAGCCAGCATCGGTTCTTCAATAAGAGAAACCATAAGCTTTGCCGATAAGGCAATGTATGAGGCAAAAAGAAGTGGCAAAGGGATTTGCATATCAAAGGAGGAGGAAGCAAGTTGA
- the tsaE gene encoding tRNA (adenosine(37)-N6)-threonylcarbamoyltransferase complex ATPase subunit type 1 TsaE: protein MMIFKNVDESKVAHIAQKLASLLFKGSIVLLYGDLGSGKTTFTRYLVEGLDGNPYQVTSPTFTIVNEYDALLKVYHVDLFRLSEEEVEEFPLEEYFESEGVCVVEWPEKLEFYSPKEFFKVNLEFVNESRRNVEIEAVGKRYEELLRRGEIFAEI, encoded by the coding sequence ATGATGATTTTTAAAAACGTTGATGAAAGTAAAGTAGCCCATATAGCTCAAAAACTTGCTTCCTTGCTTTTTAAAGGAAGCATAGTTTTGTTGTATGGGGATCTGGGAAGTGGAAAAACTACATTTACGCGCTATTTAGTAGAAGGGCTGGATGGAAATCCTTATCAGGTTACCAGCCCTACCTTTACGATTGTGAATGAATATGATGCACTGTTGAAGGTTTATCATGTTGACCTGTTCCGATTGAGCGAGGAAGAAGTTGAGGAATTTCCCCTTGAAGAGTACTTCGAATCGGAAGGTGTGTGTGTCGTTGAATGGCCTGAAAAATTGGAATTTTACAGCCCAAAAGAGTTTTTCAAGGTGAATTTGGAATTTGTGAACGAAAGCAGAAGAAACGTTGAGATAGAGGCTGTGGGGAAGAGATATGAAGAGCTCTTAAGACGAGGTGAGATTTTTGCCGAAATATAA
- a CDS encoding 5'-nucleotidase C-terminal domain-containing protein encodes MLKKSLLILAILMISLSLVALAAHLVILEINDTHGHAWAYNEWHNPDIGGFAAIASVVNQVRAEAKANGWDVLFLHAGDVNTGVPESDLLNAKPDIEALNAMGLDAMAIGNHEFDHPWSVLMRQMTWANFPFLSANVVYKGTDETLGKPYIIKTFPDLKVAILGLTTKTTEYIGNPSYVKMYNFLSPIDTAKKYVPLLHTMMGKDGVVLALTHLGIFGKGLVAGSRVSDDPLTMRNLLTTNKPNDPYGGSVSLAESVKGITAILDGHSHTVVTEPLNVKGTLIIQAGSFSKYVARLDLIIKDGKVTDYTYKLIPINLKVYHKDKDGKVTYTYVGKEIKPDKNIQDLLAAYKQLGAKKLNEPIGFSKVNFSNAGEITRKGDSLIGHLITDAVAWKFKDQGVQAVLQNGGGIRASIAPGTITYRDVLTVLPFGNTVVLVKLKGSDLLKAIEWGAMPHANDTGARLNPWGLTYVVTPKGVKDIKIQGKPIDPNKVYLIATNDYMASGGDNYTMLKNGEQYNTNYVLADVVKEYIQHISPIESYPFKPRWKEEK; translated from the coding sequence ATGTTAAAGAAGTCTCTGTTAATTTTGGCAATTTTGATGATTTCTCTGTCTTTGGTAGCACTTGCTGCCCATCTCGTTATTCTTGAAATCAACGATACTCATGGCCACGCTTGGGCATACAATGAGTGGCACAATCCAGACATAGGTGGTTTTGCGGCTATTGCAAGTGTGGTAAATCAGGTGAGAGCTGAAGCAAAAGCAAACGGATGGGACGTGCTTTTCTTACATGCTGGCGACGTTAACACTGGTGTGCCGGAATCAGACTTGCTCAATGCCAAACCAGACATAGAAGCTTTGAACGCAATGGGTCTGGATGCCATGGCCATAGGAAACCATGAATTTGATCATCCTTGGTCTGTCCTTATGAGACAAATGACATGGGCTAACTTCCCGTTTTTGTCGGCAAACGTTGTTTACAAGGGAACTGATGAAACACTAGGAAAACCTTACATAATAAAAACTTTCCCAGATCTTAAAGTTGCTATCCTTGGCCTTACAACGAAAACCACAGAATACATAGGAAACCCAAGCTATGTTAAGATGTACAATTTCTTATCTCCTATAGATACCGCAAAGAAATACGTTCCATTGCTTCATACTATGATGGGAAAAGATGGTGTAGTCTTGGCACTTACGCATCTCGGTATATTTGGAAAAGGTTTGGTTGCGGGTTCAAGAGTTTCCGATGATCCTTTAACCATGAGAAATCTTTTAACGACTAACAAACCAAACGACCCATATGGTGGAAGTGTTTCGTTGGCTGAAAGTGTTAAAGGAATAACAGCAATCTTAGATGGGCATAGCCATACAGTAGTCACAGAGCCTTTAAATGTTAAGGGTACCTTGATAATCCAAGCCGGTTCTTTCTCAAAGTACGTTGCCAGGCTTGATCTGATAATCAAAGATGGAAAGGTAACCGATTACACCTACAAACTCATCCCAATAAACCTCAAAGTTTACCATAAGGATAAAGACGGTAAGGTGACATACACCTACGTTGGGAAGGAAATAAAACCTGATAAGAATATCCAAGATCTTTTGGCTGCTTACAAACAACTTGGAGCTAAAAAACTGAACGAACCAATAGGATTTTCAAAAGTTAACTTCTCCAACGCGGGAGAAATAACGAGAAAAGGAGACAGCCTCATTGGACATCTCATAACCGATGCGGTTGCTTGGAAGTTCAAAGATCAAGGCGTTCAAGCTGTGCTTCAGAATGGAGGAGGAATTAGAGCTTCAATAGCTCCTGGAACGATCACGTACAGAGACGTTCTCACAGTGCTCCCATTTGGAAACACCGTTGTGCTTGTGAAACTCAAAGGCTCTGATCTTCTTAAAGCCATAGAATGGGGAGCTATGCCTCATGCAAATGATACAGGAGCAAGGCTCAATCCATGGGGGTTGACTTATGTGGTAACTCCTAAAGGAGTCAAAGACATAAAGATTCAAGGCAAACCAATAGATCCAAACAAAGTTTATCTTATTGCCACAAACGATTACATGGCAAGTGGTGGAGACAACTATACGATGCTCAAAAATGGAGAGCAATACAACACCAATTACGTTCTGGCGGACGTCGTAAAAGAGTATATCCAACACATAAGTCCTATAGAATCTTATCCATTCAAGCCTCGTTGGAAAGAAGAAAAATAA